The genomic segment AATTACAGATATTGACTAATGTCTTGAAAGCCACCTAGTGTTAGCCAGTTGAACCAGTTTGATGCATCTTTCATTTCCTAGGACATCGAACATTTGCCTGTATTCATGTTGCCTCTTGCTGCTATGAGCAAACCAGTTGTAAGATTCCCGAACTAGAAACTCCAGGTTTCTTGGAAGCACACTGCAAGCTTTTTCTGCTGCTAGATGGAGAGAATGACAAATGCACCTCACTACAACTAAATGACTGCACATCTCTTTAAGCATCGATGACACTGAACAATGTTGTCCTACCATCACATTTGCACCATCCACACCAATGCCAATTAAATGGTCGAATTTTAATCCATCAGCATGCAGTGTTTTAATGATAAGGTTTGTCAAAGACTCTGCATTTGCCACTTCAACCTCAATAAGTTTGTAAAATGTAGTTACAAGTTTATGTTGCGACTCGCTGTAGTAGCGAATCATCACACAAAGTAGCTTAACTGTTGAGATGTCTGTACTTTCATCAATAACTAATGAGTAGTAGCTCTTTCCAATGTCTGCCAACAGTTCCTCTGTAAATGCTGGAGCAATTACCCGTTTTATTAATGCCGTACATTTGGTCCTGTGTATTTTGATCTGTTTCAGTAGATCTGATTTAGGGTCAAGAAATGGCAGCATTTCTGTCAGGTGATCAACAGAGGCAATAGAGCCATGTTCTGCAaggaaaactgctatttttaattCAGCTTCTTTACGACTGTCTGTTATATTGCTGGCGCCACAAAACGTGACATAGACGATGTTTTTGCTTCTCTGTTTAACTTTAGCTGAGTTAGCATGGGTcaacaaatcttttttgtgtgttttcagaaCCGCCTGACAGTACTTACACCGAGCTGAAAAATCGTCTCCAAGAACCGGAGATATCCATTctgtgaatgaataaataaataaatatagagctGCACTTCTCTCTTAAGAAGATTCataaaaacaaattttaaaaaatcaaataatggtGCTGAGGAATCATTAACTGTCAATACAAAAATACTGTAAACATATTGGGTAAGTTGATGTGTTCAAACCACTGCACACAAACGGTgcgaacaaataaataaaaaaaccacaGGTGACGTGAAaccttatttactgtatatggtttccattttataaaatgtgtgaAATTACCTGACAACAATAGCAAACAAAATATGCCGAAATATAACATAGGATTATGATACATACATTATGTTGATTATTTTCAAAGATCTGGCCACGACTGAAATTCATAATTAAACTAAAAACTTAATATAATTTTTGGAATCGCACTgtaatgaatgtttgtttttaggcctatacaaaatatactactagctataaaataaaaattgcagcAGCTTAATTTCGCGCCTTTTCTTTCAATGTATGACGCATGTATtttatgaataatacatttttcaCGGCACATTCATTTTATCAAAAAAATGTCTTGCTCgtaaaatgttcttgttttaattttacagtatactattttttcattaacttttttttcattacagtaaCGCTTATACTGTTTTTCACAAGACATTCATAAATCTTAAGCATATGGCCCTCAACTCACCTTCAGTACAGGTTCACTTTCCCaaagttttgtatatttttgtttgtatttttcttcttttggcATTTTGATTtacgttttttgttattttgtatttatgagGTGTGTGGCTGATTTAATGTAATATCTAGCCTACTGTCTTCAGTGGCAACGAGCAAGATGTATTTTTTGTGCACCGAGCGGTGTGAACGCTGACGCTCTTACATTACAGTGAATGAGGTATAAGTTTGTACGTACAGAATGTGCGGTAGACTGACACTCCCCGCCACCACATAAACCAATCTAGAGGGAGTATGTTGTGGTATTAGACACAAGACCCTCCCATAAAATTTCCATCAACCAATCCGGAGACAGTAAGTGTTTTCAGCCCCCGACAGAGCATTGTAAATCACCAGTGAAAAAATTGCAAATCCCCTAAACCCCCccaggttaaaaaaataatccCCCAAGATTTCCCCCCATACAAATGTTGCCCCCAAATTTCCCCCTGGGCATTTAAAAATCCCCCAAATTTGGGGGAAAATCCcccaatctggcaacactggCGCTCACTGTCATCGCTATCCTGCTGGCTGTACTGGCTCTGTTGGTTAGTATAGTGGGTGCCAAGTGTACCAACTGTGTGGAGGAGGAGTCTGTGAAAGCCCGTGTTAGCCAGGTGTCTGGGGTGTTGTTCCTTGTTGCCGGGGTGCTCTACCTCATCCCAGTCTGCTGGTCAGCCAATAGTGTCATCAAGGACTTCTACAACCCCCTGGTCACCGAGGCACAGAAGCGCGAGTTGGGGGCCTCCATGTACATCGGCTGGGGTTCCTCTGCCTTGCTGCTGCTGGGGGGTGCTCTGCTGTGCTGCTCCTGCCCACAGAAGAATGTGAACTACTTTGCCTGCTACACTGCTGCCAGTTCTCATCTTCACACTGATGTCCCAAGCAAGAATTATGTGTGAGAATTCGGATTTCAAGGAACTTGGAATAGACGCTTTTGGTTGGAGTTTTGTTACAGACTTCTGGGTTAGGGCACTGATAAACGCTGGTGTTTCCAGGCATAAATAATATCCTTTTGTATCTAATGAAGGGATTGCATTGTGTTCTAACATAGGTGGATTTTAGTCATTTGTGACACATGGCAGCTTTCAGTATTTAATGTTTGTCATGTAATATGCCTCcctaaaaatgttttacattttaaataaaacactttattacAACAAAGGACTTTGTTTAAATTTCTTGGTATACTGCTATATGTAATGTACAgctgaaacgcataagaaactaTGTCTCAACTGGGTCAATTTTACACAGATTAGACTTCTGCTCACTCTACCCTTGGTGACAGTCCAGTTGCTCTATGTTCTCTCTAATGTTTGTTTCTCACAACTCGCAGATTCTCTTCTCTCTCAAAGAAGCTTGAACAAGAAAGGTATTCTTTGTCCAGCcaaaaaagctttattttcaTGATGTCAAAATGATAGAAAAGAAGTACTGttcagggatatatatatatatatatatatatatatatatatatatatatatatatatatatatatatatatactgtatttgttttgtcagGAAAACCATGCTCATGTGGCATTAACTATATCAGAAGCCATATTTTTCCTGTCGGTTTTAATGTTTCATTACTGCTAATGCATAcagtaccacatgagcttctttgggcagcatttgattttttttcagtgtaccgtgGACAATAACACACTTAGTGAAAGCCTGCttcggagatttgcaattttgtttttcaacttcagaattcatcaCTAAAtagcaatgtctagaaattggaataatggtaggatgcaccatttctccactggcttttaccatggcaatgaaaGTAATAATTAGggcgtcaaaatgggtagtgggaggagaacgcttggcttctggaatggaatcttagagcatacatggatgacttGACAATCAtaactacaacagtagcctgcactaatcggttattgggcaaactaatcaataacattgaatggacacaaatgcaattcaagcccactaagtcaaggagcatctctataattaaaggttaagtagtggataagaggttctacattaacggtgaggcaacacctcagtgtctgagaagcctgtgaagtCTTGGgcgatggtatgatggggacctaaaggacacagttcgtgtgggagaagtgagacaacaagcagtgcaagggttaaagagcatagacagcagcgctttaccaggcaaacttaaattctggtgctttcagtttggtctactgccgaggctgctgtggccactgactgtgtatgaggtttccttgacaacagtagctGAAAGGATTAATCAGTTCATATGTtgggaaatggttaggagttccatgctgcctcagcagagtgggactgtatggtaaagggatactgcagctgccagtcacagCTCTAACCGACAAACgtgcacctgtgttgaaaactggaagaaagtgggcggcaaatgaagctgtggaagatgcaaaggctgcccttcagaTCAgtaatatcatggggcaagtacagcatggaagaggaggccttggtctcagttcagcgcctcctacatggcacaaagcagccccagctcaacggaggtagctggtagtcaacgaagtgcaaaagcaggagaagAGGATGAAGTGCGTAAAGtgcgtttcccaggccaagcagggagaatggatgagatgggagagtgtggaacaacgcaaggtCGACTGGCGAGATCTATGGCCAATGGAAcaaagcaggatcagtttcctcatcaggtcaacatatgatgttctcccatcaccacagaatcttaatctatgggtaggagaagATCAGTGGTGTCCGttgtgttcatcaccagctacattaagacacattttgacgggatgtaaggtgggtcttagccaaggacgctTTGCTTgtcttcatgaccaggtcctgcgatgtttggccttagcattggaagacaagagcagcatgaccaacaggttgccaccaatatATGACACATGAAGACCAACAGAAAAGGTATAAAAACCAAAACtgaggacaactggaagctgcaagAGACTGGAAAAAtggtggcagatgttggacaTCAGCTTATTTTCCCACTGGAGATTGCtgccactaaccttcgacctgatattgtcttgtggtctagagcagcacgccttgttcacatGGTAgtgttaacagtgccatgggaggatgctgtggatgaggcgtatgaaaagaagaaacttcagtacgctcaactagctgctgaagcagaacagtgaGGCCAGGGTTACCCAATGGAGGTGggctgtcgaggatttgtggcatactccacaacccagtttcttagagacattggattcagtggtcTAGAGTTGCGacacaaaacaagtcacaaaataaatcaaatgtttattttaagggAAGTACATTAATAGTTAAAACACATTTGCAATAAAAATACACCTTTATTTTAACATCTGCATTATAACAGGGCAGTCTAAGGCAGCTGAACAAAACTATTCTAGCATAAACCACTCATAGACAAGCTATATTAACCAAATTATTCAAGCTACTTTCTAAACAATTTAGGAGAGTTGCTGGAACTCCAAATTCACACATAATTCTTGCTTGGGATGGCCGTGCGAGGATGAGAACTGGCAGCAGTGTAGCGGACAGAGTAGTTCACAATCTTCTGTGGGCAGGAGCAGCACAGCAGAGCGCCCCCCAGCAGCAGCAAGGCAGAGGAACCCCAGCCGATGTACATGGAGGCCCCCAACTCGCGCTTCTGTGCCTCGGTGACCAGGGGGTTGTAGAAGTCCTTGATGACACTATTGGCTGACCAGCAGACTGGGATGAGGTAGAGCACCCCGGCAACAAGGAACAACACCCCAGACACCTGGCTAACACGGGCTTTCACAGACTCCTCCTCCACACAGTTGGTACACTTGGCACCCACTATACTAACCAACAGAGCCAGTACAGCCAGCAGGATAGCGATGACAGTGAGCGCCCTGGCGGCTTGCAGGTCTTGAGGGAGGGCCAGCAGCGAGTCATACACCTTGCAT from the Acipenser ruthenus chromosome 9, fAciRut3.2 maternal haplotype, whole genome shotgun sequence genome contains:
- the LOC117405781 gene encoding claudin-6-like; protein product: SPKFGGKSPNLATLALTVIAILLAVLALLVSIVGAKCTNCVEEESVKARVSQVSGVLFLVAGVLYLIPVCWSANSVIKDFYNPLVTEAQKRELGASMYIGWGSSALLLLGGALLCCSCPQKNVNYFACYTAASSHLHTDVPSKNYV
- the LOC117406007 gene encoding claudin-4-like isoform X2; the protein is MVSAGLQLLGISLAVVGWVGAIVTCALPMWRVTAFIGNNIVVAQTIWEGLWMNCIVQSTGQMQCKVYDSLLALPQDLQAARALTVIAILLAVLALLVSIVGAKCTNCVEEESVKARVSQVSGVLFLVAGVLYLIPVCWSANSVIKDFYNPLVTEAQKRELGASMYIGWGSSALLLLGGALLCCSCPQKIVNYSVRYTAASSHPRTAIPSKNYV
- the LOC117406007 gene encoding claudin-4-like isoform X1, which gives rise to MAVVYFSLWFEQGAFFVHGNNTTAYAASHTFHLHTPIKMVSAGLQLLGISLAVVGWVGAIVTCALPMWRVTAFIGNNIVVAQTIWEGLWMNCIVQSTGQMQCKVYDSLLALPQDLQAARALTVIAILLAVLALLVSIVGAKCTNCVEEESVKARVSQVSGVLFLVAGVLYLIPVCWSANSVIKDFYNPLVTEAQKRELGASMYIGWGSSALLLLGGALLCCSCPQKIVNYSVRYTAASSHPRTAIPSKNYV